A region of Vicugna pacos chromosome 7, VicPac4, whole genome shotgun sequence DNA encodes the following proteins:
- the LOC140697497 gene encoding uncharacterized protein: MFCCVPTPRGRGARKARSQGLGQRCRRWLSSHPRRLWPFGHRDPKSRTLQEPLDQDTHAASPSEGPLHASQGQHQLRVSLHTEGSPPPRRPPPQKPPRRHARVLPAADRQLSRPGSDLEQLPASQVEDQEPTEAQPQVTDPEQARAGEDATDQNQDHQDPAGDPELPPAAPAASAAPAANAAPEDPAAPAAPSAPATPTAPDDPAAPAIPQGPAAPAAPQGPAAPAASKGPEDAAPAARPLGHGQPVQASAAPGDEPPLRPPAPSSSKSHRESPPAPDHDFHSPEVICVWFFFTCLCFFHVGYGILYLAFLSFF; this comes from the exons atgttctgctgcgtcccaacaccccgaggccgcggtgcccggaaggcccgcagccaggggctgggccagcggtgccggcgctggctcagctctcaccccaggcgcctctggccttttggccacagggacccaaag agccggacactgcaggagccgctggatcaggacacccacgccgcctccccgagcgaggggccgctgcacgcttctcagggccagcaccagctccgggtgagtctgcacacggaggggtccccgccaccacgacggcctcctccccagaaaccgcccaggcggcacgccagggtcctgcccgcggctgacaggcagctcagcagacccggctctgacctggagcagctccctgcgagtcaggtggaggaccaggagcccaccgaggcacagccccaag tcacagatccagagcaggcgcgggcaggggaagatgccacagaccaaaaccaggaccatcaggatccagcaggagaccccgagctccctcctgctgctcctgcagcttctgcagctccagcagctaacgctgctcctgaagatcctgcagctcctgcagctccttccgctccagcaactcccactgctcctgacgatcctgcagctcctgctattcctcaaggtcccgcagctcctgctgctcctcaaggtcccgcagctcccgctgcttccaaaggtcctgaagatgctgcacctgcagctagaccgctgggccacggacagccagttcaggcgtcagcagcccctggggatgagccccctctgcgcccacccgcaccttcttcttcaaaatcccaccgtgaatcccctcccgcacccgaccatgacttccattcccctgaagtgatttgtgtttggtttttcttcacttgcctctgtttctttcatgtcggttatggcatcctttatcttgcctttttaagtttcttttaa
- the LOC140697476 gene encoding uncharacterized protein, producing MRGEFPSRSRKATKTAAAWPTCRCLRRSTNHSNLPRREVPGDRDWLSWTSAPGRGRPPRGGHGSRPHAAAARPAPLVRMRGVPTGKSLRTPPAGLRLAPRLRPLSSEACRLGETARAAAGRGLCGPKAAAVAPACGKCQQAALRFVAPRPPHPGTPCDRRGTARPRREYRSETLRRERGRRPAVPVAPLRYSQRDVFILCMWKVT from the coding sequence ATGAGGGGCGAGTTCCCATCCCGATCTCGGAAAGCAACCAAAACGGCAGCAGCGTGGCCAACCTGCCGCTGCCTCCGGCGGTCCACGAACCATTCAAACCTCCCGCGCCGAGAGGTACCCGGCGATCGCGATTGGCTGAGCTGGACCAGcgcccctgggcggggccggcccccACGCGGCGGTCACGGGTCCCGCCCCCACGCAGCGGCTGCTCGTCCCGCCCCGCTGGTGCGCATGCGCGGAGTCCCCACAGGAAAGAGTCTGCGCACACCCCCGGCCGGCCTTCGTCTCGCGCCGCGGCTGCGTCCCCTGTCCTCGGAGGCTTGTCGGCTCGGCGAGACAGCAAGAGCTGCGGCCGGCAGGGGGCTGTGCGGACCCAAGGCGGCTGCGGTGGCGCcggcctgtggaaaatgccagcagGCGGCGCTTCGGTTCgttgctccccgccccccccaccccggaacCCCGTGCGACCGCCGGGGAACAGCCCGCCCACGCAGGGAGTACCGCAGCGAGACGCTTCGGCGGGAACGAGGCCGACGGCCGGCTGTGCCGGTTGCGCCCCTGAG
- the LOC140697472 gene encoding uncharacterized protein has protein sequence MFCCVPTPRGRGARKARSQGLGQRCRRWLSSHPRRLWPFGHRDPKSRTLQEPLDQDTHAASPSEGPLHASQGQHQLRVSLHTEGSPPPRRPPPQKPPRRHARVLPAADRQLSRPGSDLEQLPASQVEDQEPTEAQPQVTDPEQARAGEDATDQNQDHQDPAGDPELPPAAPAASAAPAANAAPEDPAAPAAPSAPAAPTAPDDPAAPAIPQGPAAPAAPQGPAAPAASKGPEDAAPAAGPLGHGQPVQASAAPGDEPPLRPPAPSSSKSHRESPPAPDHDFHSPEVICVWFFFTCLCFFHIGYGILYLAFLSFF, from the exons atgttctgctgcgtcccaacaccccgaggccgcggtgcccggaaggcccgcagccaggggctgggccagcggtgccggcgctggctcagctctcaccccaggcgcctctggccttttggccacagggacccaaag agccggacactgcaggagccgctggatcaggacacccacgccgcctccccgagcgaggggccgctgcacgcttctcagggccagcaccagctccgggtgagtctgcacacggaggggtccccgccaccacgacggcctcctccccagaaaccgcccaggcggcacgccagggtcctgcccgcggctgacaggcagctcagcagacccggctctgacctggagcagctccctgcgagtcaggtggaggaccaggagcccaccgaggcacagccccaag tcacagatccagagcaggcgcgggcaggggaagatgccacagaccaaaaccaggaccatcaggatccagcaggagaccccgagctccctcctgctgctcctgcagcttctgcagctccagcagctaacgctgctcctgaagatcctgcagctcctgcagctccttccgctccagcagctcccactgctcctgacgatcctgcagctcctgctattcctcaaggtcccgcagctcctgctgctcctcaaggtcccgcagctcccgctgcttccaaaggtcctgaagatgctgcacctgcagctggaccgctgggccacggacagccagttcaggcgtcagcagcccctggggatgagccccctctgcgcccacccgcaccttcttcttcaaaatcccaccgtgaatcccctcccgcacccgaccatgacttccattcccctgaagtgatttgtgtttggttttttttcacttgcctctgtttctttcatatcggttatggcatcctttatcttgcctttttaagtttcttttaa
- the LOC140697254 gene encoding uncharacterized protein, whose product MYPRPGPVVVLVECGPDCWWGGGVKLGESRVFPDQLPEEERGLGSRPPRVVVSAAAARQGLRRKDEGRVPIPISESNQNGSSVANLPLPPAVHEPFKPPAPRGTRRSRLAELDQRPWAGPAPTRRSRVPPPRSGCSSRPAGAHARSPHRKESAHTPGRPSSRAAAASPVLGGLSARRDSKSCGRQGAVRTQGGCGGAGLWKMPAGGASVRCSPPPPPRNPVRPPGNSPPTQGVPQRDASAGTRPTAGCAGCAPEFCTELNQPILPNIRK is encoded by the exons ATGTATCCCCGGCCCGGGCCAGTGGTAGTCCTGGTTGAGTGTGGACCCGATTGCTGGTGGGGTGGTggcgtg AAGCTGGGCGAGAGCCGGGTGTTcccggaccagctcccggaggaggaacgcggcctggggtctAGGCCGCCGCGGGTCGTTGTCTCCGCTGCCGCCGccaggcag GGGCTCCGGCGAAAGGATGAGGGGCGAGTTCCCATCCCGATCTCGGAAAGCAACCAAAACGGCAGCAGCGTGGCCAACCTGCCGCTGCCTCCGGCGGTCCACGAACCATTCAAACCTCCCGCGCCGAGAGGTACCCGGCGATCGCGATTGGCTGAGCTGGACCAGcgcccctgggcggggccggcccccACGCGGCGGTCACGGGTCCCGCCCCCACGCAGCGGCTGCTCGTCCCGCCCCGCTGGTGCGCATGCGCGGAGTCCCCACAGGAAAGAGTCTGCGCACACCCCCGGCCGGCCTTCGTCTCGCGCCGCGGCTGCGTCCCCTGTCCTCGGAGGCTTGTCGGCTCGGCGAGACAGCAAGAGCTGCGGCCGGCAGGGGGCTGTGCGGACCCAAGGCGGCTGCGGTGGCGCcggcctgtggaaaatgccagcagGCGGCGCTTCGGTTCgttgctccccgccccccccaccccggaacCCCGTGCGACCGCCGGGGAACAGCCCGCCCACGCAGGGAGTACCGCAGCGAGACGCTTCGGCGGGAACGAGGCCGACGGCCGGCTGTGCCGGTTGCGCCCCTGAG